Proteins from a genomic interval of Cyprinus carpio isolate SPL01 chromosome A21, ASM1834038v1, whole genome shotgun sequence:
- the rap1gap2b gene encoding LOW QUALITY PROTEIN: rap1 GTPase-activating protein 2b (The sequence of the model RefSeq protein was modified relative to this genomic sequence to represent the inferred CDS: inserted 2 bases in 1 codon) translates to MSEFRSRVRCRRAGVRAAVALIGLLHRSRKRCERRRLTETDGQWKQELLTISNVPLADCPPSPPRTAPPTMKSTQFFDMLDKMEDGYIPYPRIEEVLQQGEPYPQVILPPFGGYWIEDADASAAIPSWENGFCDEEDGEGSISGQFGYRLESNYAIRAYRKHFLGREHLNFYCTASNHGNLVLSLRHEEVKEQEYLQIILRTPSRTIYDKISLAGLTELPSVPQLAKILCEDIVGLRFSPVLYPKGSQLIVNYDEHELNNTFKFGVIYQKFGQTSEVELFGNSEETPAFTEFLRMLGDCVELQDFKGFRGGLDVSHGQTGSQSVYTVFRGQELMFHISTKLPYTEGDIQQVQRKRHIGNDIVAAVFQEDPTPFVPDMIASNFLHAFILVQVENPGTDDTTYKVSVTAREDVPQFGPPLPSPPIFKKGSVLREFLLTKLINAELACYRSSRFAKLEERTRTELLDNLHNELHKRTQAMLGHPLSADEERMENGGHGGILESIKRAMRVRSHSMEAMVGSQKHGRCSPAGGGGVPTSLSGVGLTHSNTEAAKNSSPVTSSAXSPLKSPVKRRSGLFPRLHTSMDGQPERHTRSVLIDQRSLDSGHLSQEVRSETSSNPSSPEIISNERPSLKRKEVSGRPDISRSSSSTSSFSSAAGDPETLEEKEPSSLQISPSLSPVFGSLSTEGQGAGTPVIMCRSPTDFRNKISPRSNLKFRFDRLSQSAAVRLCPFMTCSFILCHSL, encoded by the exons ATGTCTGAGTTCAGGTCCAGAGTGCGCTGTCGGAGAGCAGGTGTCCGTGCTGCTGTCGCTCTCATCGGACTCCTCCACCGTTCACGCAAGCGGTGTGAGAGACGGAGACTGACGGAGACAGACGGCCAGTG GAAGCAGGAGTTGCTGACCATCTCCAATGTACCCCTGGCAGATTGCCCTCCCTCTCCCCCAAGAACCGCCCCTCCCACCATGAAG TCTACTCAGTTTTTTGACATGTTGGACAAGATGGAG GATGGTTACATTCCATACCCACGGATAGAGGAG GTGTTACAGCAGGGTGAGCCATACCCTCAGGTCATCCTGCCTCCGTTCGGGGGTTACTGGATAGAAGATGCTGATGCCTCTGCTGCCATCCCTAGCTGGGAGAATGGCTTCTGTGATGAGGAGGATGGAGAAGGAAGCATTTCAGGACAGTTTGGCTACAGACTGGAGAGTAATTATGCCATTCGCGCGTATCGCAAGCATTTTCTGGGCAGG GAACATCTGAACTTCTACTGCACGGCAAGTAACCATGGCAACCTTGTACTGTCCCTCAGACACGAGGAGGTGAAGGAGCAAGAGTACCTGCAGATCATTCTCAG GACTCCATCAAGGACAATCTATGACAAGATCTCTTTGGCAGGCTTGACTGAGCTCCCCAGTGTCCCTCAGTTAGCAAAG ATACTATGTGAAGACATTGTAGGTCTGAGATTTAGTCCTGTGCTGTACCCAAAG ggCTCTCAATTAATAGTGAATTATGATGAGCATGAGTTAAACAACACATTTAAGTTTGGTGTCATCTACCAAAAGTTTGGGCAG ACCTCGGAGGTGGAGCTGTTTGGGAACAGTGAAGAAACTCCAGCATTTACAGAGTTCCTCAGAATGCTGGGAGACTGTGTAGAGTTGCAGGACtttaaagg CTTTCGAGGTGGTTTAGATGTGTCTCACGGTCAGACAGGGTCTCAGTCGGTCTACACTGTGTTCAGAGGACAGGAACTCATGTTTCACATCTCCACCAAACTACCCTATACTGAGGGAGACATACAGCAG GTCCAAAGGAAGCGTCACATTGGGAATGACATTGTGGCTGCAGTTTTTCAAGAGGATCCCACACCTTTTGTGCCTGACATGATCGCTTCCAACTTCCTCCATGCCTTTATTCTAGTTCAAGTGGAAAACCCTGGAACAGATGACACCACATACAAG GTGTCTGTCACAGCCCGTGAAGATGTGCCACAGTTCGGCCCTCCTCTTCCCAGTCCACCCATCTTCAAAAAGG GTTCTGTATTAAGAGAGTTTCTGCTGACCAAGCTCATCAATGCAGAGCTGGCATGCTACAGGTCAAGCCGATTTGCCAAGCTTGAG GAGAGGACACGGACAGAACTGCTAGATAACCTTCATAATGAGTTACACAAGCGCACACAGGCAATGCTGGGTCATCCCCTCAGTGCAGATGAAGAGAGGATGGAGAACGGAGGACATGGAGGAATACTGGAGTCAATTAAG CGGGCGATGCGCGTGCGCAGTCACTCTATGGAGGCGATGGTGGGCTCGCAGAAACACGGCCGCTGCTCTCCGGCGGGAGGAGGAGGCGTACCCACCAGCCTGAGCGGGGTCGGCCTGACACACAGCAACACTGAGGCTGCCAAGAACTCT tcTCCAGTGACATCGAGTGC GTCTCCTCTGAAAAGCCCAGTGAAGAGACGCTCAGGTCTGTTCCCGCGGCTGCACACAAGTATGGACGGACAGCCAGAGCGCCACACACGCAG TGTCCTAATTGATCAAAGAAGTCTAGACAGTGGTCATCTCTCACAGGAAGTGAGATCAGAGACGTCGTCCAATCCTAGCTCTCCAGAGATCATAAGCAATGAGAG GCCATCTCTCAAGCGGAAGGAGGTCAGTGGAAGACCAGATATCTCTCGATCCTCCTCCAGCACCAGCAGCTTCAGCAGTGCTGCCGGTGACCCAGAGACACTGGAGGAGAAAGAGCCT AGCAGCCTCCAGATTTCTCCTAGTCTCTCACCAGTCTTTGGCTCTCTGAGCACAGAGGGGCAGGGCGCAGGAACGCCAGTGATTATGTGCCGCAGTCCAACAG ATTTTAGGAATAAGATCTCACCCAGATCCAATCTGAAGTTCCGCTTTGACAGATTGAGCCAGTCTGCTGCAGTAAGACTTTGTCCTTTTATGACTTGTTCTTTCATTCTCTGTCATTCTCTGtag